In Lactiplantibacillus pentosus, the sequence TTCGAACGGCGCATCGAACCACTGGACTTTATCGTCAAGGATTTAGGCCAAGACACCGTCAAAGCCAAGGTCGAGACCGATATTCGCGTGGCGTATGAGCGCTATACCAAGCAGGGGGCGACGAGCAAGGCGATGTTCTCTTATTCTAAGGGTGGACAGCTCTTCAACGTGCCGCTGGAACAAGTCTTGTTCATCGAGACTGGAACCAGCCGTAACAAGTTGGTCTTGCACCTATTAGACCGGATCGTCCAGTATAACGGCAAAATCAGTGACGAAACGGTCGCGCATCCTGAGCTATTCCGGGTGCACAAGAGTTTCTTGGTCAATCCGCAGATGTTGGTGCGGATCGATAAGCAACACCAGCTGGGCTACTTCGAAAACGGCGAAACGGTCGACATTGCCATTCGGAAGATGCATGATTTAGTCGCCTTGATCAAACAGTCCGATTTATCGGTCACGATGGACTAAGCTGACTCTTATGTAACAAAATCGTTAATGACAACTAAATAATCCTAACGTTGGTGCAGGCTATTTTGAGCTTTGCACCTTTTTTGTGTTGCAGTCGTGATTTGCAGGTATCCTTAAAGTATCAAATACCAGTTATGGGGACTGGATTGGAGGTGGTGTCATGAAGCAGTTTTGGTCACTGAGTCTAATGATTCTGGCGGGCTGTCTGTTGATTTTTGGTTCTGAATATAGTTTACAAGGCGATTATCATCGGCCAGTCAAGCAGTTGACAGTGTCGAAAGTGGTTTATCATCAAAACGCCACCTCCGCCACGATCAGCGGTCACACGAAACATGGCGTGATCGTGACAGTCAAGAGTGGCAAGCATGTTCGCCAAGTGATTTCAAATAAGCAAAATGGTAAGTTTTATCTCGAGATGCCCGTTAAAAAGCAAGTGACGATTCGGGTCGTGGGGTTGAAACCGAAAGTCTTAAAGGTACCAACTGGGTCAAAGAGTTAGTTTGGTGGGAGCGTATTGCACGCTTTTTTTTTGTTGGCTTGAAATCAGTCCCAGTTACGAGAATGGCGGGATTTCAGGCTAGCGTTGATGGTCAATAATTGCCAGGCGTTTTAAAGATTGATCCGGACCTTGCACCGCTATTGAGTGAGCCGCGGTGCTTTGCTAAAAATCCATTAAGCTTTATCCCAACGGCTAGGCGCTGCCCGTATTTTAGCGTAAGGTGAACATGACCAGATAAGGGGAGCGTGCGGGAATGTTAGTGATTGGCATTATTTTGATCATCGGGATTATCGGGACTTTTATCCTGCGATTCCAATTTCATTTTCGATTATCGATGGGCGCAGTGACTGAGACCGCGTTTGCGTGTTCGTTATTGAATATCGGCGTCTTTTTATTATTCGTGTTGCTGGGACAACTCACTGGACCGGTATTGTTGTCGCAATGGGCCTACTTGCCAATTTATCGGCTGTTACAAGGCGGCCTGATTCCCGTTATCGGGATTGTGCTCGCCGTTTTCGGCATGGTTCGCGAAAAAGGTCTGATGAATTGGTGGTTACTGCATTTTAACGTCTTATTTCTGATTTTTGACGTGTTATTCGTGTGGGTGGGCACGGATATGTGATGAGTTTGGACCGGTATTTGTATATCAAGTGAAGACTGGAATTGAGGCGGCTGGGGTCGTCTTTTTTTGAGATAATGAGTGAGATGTACTTTCTTTGATTTGCGATATTAGTGGTTGTATTTGTAATGTAGTATCCGCTTATTTCAAAAGCGTCAATCCAATTAATGCAGACCGTAGTTTTTAAGATAAAAATCCGTACTGTCTTTATGACTGGTGCGGATTTTTACCTTAAATATATCGCAAATTGTCAGTTAAACACATGTCCTAAGTTTGTGAATGAACATCAGTCAACTTAATGCATCAAGAGCAGGCTCATTGCCAACGCATTAATGATAAAGTGGAGACTCATACTGGCGTGAATTTTGCCAGTCATCTGATAAACGCTTGCCAGGGTGAGCCCCATTGTGAGGTAAATCATAAAACTGGGCAGTGTTGAGCTGCTGTGCAGGCTGCCAAAGACAATGCCACTGAGAATGATTTTGAGCCAGGACTGCTTAAAAAAAGCATTCATGAGGACGCCACGAAAGACCAGCTCTTCGGTAATCGGCGTTAAAAACACCGCGCTGAGGGCCATCAGCCATAGCGAGAGGGTGCTACCGGCCATCAAATTTTGAATTGCGGCATTATTCTGGGTTTGACTTTGATGATAAATGAGTTGATTCAGTAATTGAAATAAACTTTCCAGCACTAAGATGACGGCGTAACCGCCAAGAACGATGTGCCAGTCGTGGCGAGTCATTCGTTGTGGTTGATAGGCTCCTGTATAATGACGCATCAAGGTGTTAGCGGCCAAAATGACGATACCGAAGACAAGCACGTAAACAACGGCTAAGATGATCTCTAAGTTTGTGGTTCGTGATTGCCGATTAAGTTGGTTAATTAACCTAAGTAACATTGGGGGAATGACGACGCCAATTATCAGGCCAATCGTCAGTAATACCCGGGCGAGCCAGCCTAATCCCCGGTCAACTAATTCCATTGGACTTCACCTCTTGAGCTCATTTTACCGCAGTCATGGGCCTGGAACACGTAATTGCAAATCTAAAATATGAATCATGTGAATGAGGTTGTTTGGATTTCAGTATTATTAATATGCTGAAATTTTAAAAATGATGTAAAAACAATCATATATTTGAAAAATAATATTTAAATTCGCGGTTTCCAGATAAATCTTCACAATTTCTTCACAATTATGTAATAGTATATACTTGTACCTAATAGTTATACACTTGTTCATTTTACTCCCCCAAAGTGGATGGACGAGCAAGTACAATCCCCCATATTGTACTTAAACCTAACTCTTTGGCCCTACTGCTAGTAAGCGGTAGAGTCATTTTTTTTGCGCAAATTGTGGTCTAAACTGAATTAAATTGTTAATAAACCCGTATTGATCAAGTCTGATTTTCAGATGATTTCTGGGATCAATCGTTTCTTGGGAGGGGACGTTTACAACTTAATAACCACACCAAAAAAGCCGAAGCAGCGCGCTTCGACTTTAATCGTCTGATTCTGTTAGAACGTGTCACCCGTGTAGTCAATTGTGCTTGGCTTAGCATTTTTGATGCGTTCAGAAGCAAAGTTGACTGTTTCGCGGATTTGGTCATAGGTGTCTTGGTCTAAGCCTAATAGGTCCATGCATGAGTTAACGTGCGCGAAAATCTCAGGTTTAGCATCGATCGCCTTTTGTGACAAGGAAATGTTGACCTGCCGTTCGTCATCAGTATCACGCTTCCGTTCGACCCAGCCTTGAGTCTGCATCCGCTTGAGCAGTGGGGTCAACGTCCCACTATCCAAGTTGACATGCGATCCGAGTTCCCGGACCGTCATTGGACTCTTTTCCCACAATGCAAGTAGCGTAATGTACTGCGGATAAGTCAGCTTAAAGGGTGCTAAAGCTTCGGCGTAAAAGTGATTGTAGCGTTTGCTGGCAGTGTAAAGCGCAAAACAGAGTTGTTCGTCTAACAAAATATTCTTCGTTGGTGTCGCCATCAAACCGCCTCCTTTACTATTATTCTAGTACATTGTACGCAATTAATTTGCTAAATGCAATTAATATTGCGCAAATACATTGTTTTCTATCAAATTATTTATAAAAAGGTTGATTAGCTGACCTTGCTATGGGTCGTTTGCCGGATGCAAGTTAAAAATAAGTGAGCCATTGCTTGCTGGTTAATGACTAACTGATGATTATCCGTGAAGGCGTATAACGGAACTTGGTCGGGTAGATCAGTCGCGTGGTGCTTGCTGACTGGAATCAGACAGGCCAGTTTGGTTTTATCATGGACAAACTGGTGCGCGTCTTCGGGTGCCGATTTGATCGTTAATGACGCGAGCACGTGATAACCGTTTGGAACCAAGTGGCGTGCGTGTTTGACATGCACACCGTGTAGCCGGGAACGTAACTGGAGCCCGGTCGTGGTCGTCAATTGTAACGCTTGCTTCAGTTCAAGCAAGTAGGACTGTTGGTTATCGATATTTTTCAGTCGAATCTTGAAGTGACCGAATGGAATGGCGCGGTCCTGTGCTTGGACAGCTAAGGTGTGTTGTTCGGCCCGCAGTTTCGACTTAACGGGCTCGAAAGTATACTGTTGTAAAAGTTGTGTTGCTGTTTCCAAAAATATCACTCCCTAACCTTTAACTTAGTCCTTTGAAAACGGATGGTCAAATAATTGGTTACGTTTGCTAGTCACGGGGTTTTCAAGTAGAATTGAAGTGATAGGGGGGTGGGATAAAATGTTTATGACAACCGGTGATCTACAACGGTCACACATGATTAAAGGTGTTGTTTCCGTCACCAAGCACCTGATGTTCGAATCTGATGGTGTTGACCAATTTGAACGTTTCGATGATTTGATTGAACAAGTCAAACCATTGTTGCTGAAAAAAGCCGAAGAACAAGGTGGCGACGGCCTGATTTACGTGAACTTCAATACGTCCGTTGCTCAAATGAGTGTGGCGCCCCGGTTCCTAGTCGTTACGGGCTATGGGACGGTCGTCAAATTAGTGGACGAATCGGTTTGAGGCGGAGGATCTGAAAATTCAGGTCCTTTTTTGATTTGAGAGGGGAAGATTAGATGAGCAAGCAACCATTTGAACATGGGGCAATCGAAGTCTTTGACGCGACCCAAAATAATTTGCAACACGTCAGTCTCCGGGTCCCGAAGTATGCCACGACGGTCTTTGTGGGACTGTCCGGTTCCGGAAAATCGTCGCTAGTCTTTGATACGATTGCGGCAGCGTCACGACGTGAATTGAACGAGACGTTTCCGAGCTTCACGCAGCAGTATTTACCAAAGTATGGGCAACCGCATGTCGGCCACATCGAACATTTGCCGGTCGCCATCGTGATTGCCCAGCAGCGTTTGGGTAAAAATGCCCGTTCGACACTAGCGACTTACACTGGGATTTATTCCTTATTGCGCCTGTTATTCTCGCGAGTCGGTAAGCCGTTTATCGGCTATTCCGACACGTTCTCGTTTAATCTACCACAAGGCATGTGCCCGACCTGTCAGGGCTTGGGATATGTCGACGATATTGATGAGCACCAATTGATCGATCCCGAAAAATCCCTTAATCAGGGC encodes:
- a CDS encoding response regulator transcription factor; protein product: MLKTFVVEDDSEQLATLKQIITNHIMINDFDMELTLATGQAQTLLDYVQSHESVEGLYFLDIEYPGQDLNGLSLATKIREADVNAKIVFVSTHSEMAFLTFERRIEPLDFIVKDLGQDTVKAKVETDIRVAYERYTKQGATSKAMFSYSKGGQLFNVPLEQVLFIETGTSRNKLVLHLLDRIVQYNGKISDETVAHPELFRVHKSFLVNPQMLVRIDKQHQLGYFENGETVDIAIRKMHDLVALIKQSDLSVTMD
- a CDS encoding CPBP family intramembrane glutamic endopeptidase — translated: MELVDRGLGWLARVLLTIGLIIGVVIPPMLLRLINQLNRQSRTTNLEIILAVVYVLVFGIVILAANTLMRHYTGAYQPQRMTRHDWHIVLGGYAVILVLESLFQLLNQLIYHQSQTQNNAAIQNLMAGSTLSLWLMALSAVFLTPITEELVFRGVLMNAFFKQSWLKIILSGIVFGSLHSSSTLPSFMIYLTMGLTLASVYQMTGKIHASMSLHFIINALAMSLLLMH
- a CDS encoding MarR family winged helix-turn-helix transcriptional regulator — translated: MATPTKNILLDEQLCFALYTASKRYNHFYAEALAPFKLTYPQYITLLALWEKSPMTVRELGSHVNLDSGTLTPLLKRMQTQGWVERKRDTDDERQVNISLSQKAIDAKPEIFAHVNSCMDLLGLDQDTYDQIRETVNFASERIKNAKPSTIDYTGDTF